The Sulfitobacter donghicola DSW-25 = KCTC 12864 = JCM 14565 genome has a segment encoding these proteins:
- a CDS encoding 50S ribosomal protein L11 methyltransferase has protein sequence MPTFTALTTLMGRDAAYKLGEAMEDLTPEPTGVGVFEVEDGSGLWEVGGYFEESPDATALAVLAVAMEAKEFVISELPETDWVAHVRRELAPVEAGRFFVYGSHDADKVPENCEPLLIEAAMAFGTGHHGTTLGCLNALDRLANDGFVGRKVVDIGCGTAVLAMAAARIWEDQVLASDIDEVAVDVAEANVKANGLDGRVACVEAAGFDHPTLAGAAPFDLVFANILKGPLIALAPDMAGVMAPEGYAILSGILNEQADEVIAVYARSGINLHHRESIGDWTTIVLRKMNAN, from the coding sequence ATGCCAACCTTTACCGCGCTGACGACACTCATGGGCCGCGATGCCGCCTATAAACTGGGCGAAGCCATGGAAGACCTGACACCAGAGCCGACAGGCGTCGGGGTGTTTGAGGTCGAAGACGGATCAGGCCTGTGGGAAGTGGGCGGCTATTTCGAAGAAAGCCCCGATGCAACTGCGCTGGCTGTGCTGGCCGTGGCGATGGAGGCCAAAGAGTTTGTGATCTCTGAGTTGCCCGAAACCGACTGGGTTGCCCATGTGCGGCGCGAATTGGCGCCCGTCGAGGCGGGCCGCTTTTTCGTCTATGGCTCGCATGATGCGGATAAAGTGCCCGAAAATTGCGAGCCTTTGTTGATCGAGGCGGCGATGGCATTCGGCACGGGCCATCATGGCACGACGCTGGGCTGTTTGAATGCGCTGGATCGTTTGGCGAATGACGGTTTTGTCGGTCGCAAGGTTGTTGATATCGGCTGTGGGACAGCCGTGTTGGCCATGGCGGCGGCTCGGATCTGGGAAGATCAGGTGTTGGCATCAGATATTGACGAGGTAGCCGTTGATGTGGCCGAGGCCAATGTCAAAGCAAACGGGTTGGACGGGCGCGTTGCCTGCGTTGAGGCTGCTGGCTTTGATCACCCCACGCTGGCCGGCGCTGCGCCCTTTGATCTGGTCTTCGCCAATATCCTGAAAGGGCCGCTGATTGCCTTGGCCCCCGATATGGCTGGTGTGATGGCACCAGAGGGCTATGCGATTCTATCTGGCATTTTAAACGAACAGGCAGATGAGGTAATTGCGGTTTATGCACGATCTGGCATCAATCTACACCACCGCGAAAGCATTGGTGACTGGACGACAATAGTGCTCCGAAAAATGAACGCGAATTAA
- a CDS encoding DUF1127 domain-containing protein, which produces MAAFDTTRTNYGVASFANRTFAFVADLAHAISAWNDARATNKALSALSNRELEDIGLVRGDIDAVARSAFIR; this is translated from the coding sequence ATGGCTGCTTTTGACACCACCCGCACCAACTATGGCGTTGCATCATTTGCAAACCGCACATTCGCATTTGTAGCCGATCTGGCTCACGCGATTTCCGCATGGAACGACGCACGCGCAACAAACAAAGCGCTTTCCGCTCTCTCCAACCGCGAACTGGAAGATATCGGCCTTGTACGCGGCGACATCGACGCCGTCGCACGTAGCGCGTTCATCCGCTAA
- the ruvC gene encoding crossover junction endodeoxyribonuclease RuvC produces MRVIGIDPGLRNMGWGVIDVAGSKLSHVANGICHSDTGVELAERLLSLHAQLTRVFTTYRPHTAAVEHTFVNKDGVATLKLGQARGIALLVPAQMQLTVGEYAPNNVKKTVVGVGHADKGQVAHMVRMQLPGVQFEGPDAADALAIAITHAHHGGASSLAEAVAKASA; encoded by the coding sequence ATACGGGTGATCGGAATCGATCCAGGTCTGCGAAATATGGGCTGGGGCGTCATTGATGTGGCGGGAAGCAAGCTGAGCCATGTGGCAAATGGAATCTGTCATTCTGATACAGGTGTAGAATTGGCCGAGCGATTGTTGTCGCTGCACGCTCAGCTCACGCGTGTTTTTACGACCTATCGCCCTCATACTGCGGCTGTTGAACATACTTTTGTTAACAAAGACGGTGTCGCGACCCTGAAATTGGGGCAGGCGCGGGGGATCGCTTTGTTGGTGCCTGCGCAAATGCAGCTGACTGTCGGGGAATATGCACCCAACAACGTGAAGAAAACTGTTGTGGGTGTGGGCCATGCAGATAAGGGGCAGGTGGCGCATATGGTGCGCATGCAATTACCAGGTGTTCAGTTTGAAGGCCCAGACGCAGCAGATGCATTGGCCATTGCGATTACCCATGCACATCACGGCGGCGCCTCCAGCCTTGCCGAAGCAGTAGCAAAGGCAAGCGCATGA
- the ruvA gene encoding Holliday junction branch migration protein RuvA: MIGKLTGRIEYRAADHILIDVRGVGYLVFCSERTLAGLPAVGEVAALYTDLLVREDLMQLFGFTTLAEKEWHRLLTSVQGVGAKASLAILGALGPDGVSRAIALGDWNAVKVAKGVGPKIAQRVVLDLKDKAPSVMAMGGTVAEALGEQPAEVVETPVKRKAPAPASNASAQSEALSALSNLGYAPGDAAGAVAQAAGDAPDAETPALIRAALKLLAPKE; encoded by the coding sequence ATGATTGGAAAACTAACAGGCCGGATCGAATACCGCGCAGCGGATCACATCCTGATCGACGTGCGCGGCGTTGGCTATCTGGTATTTTGTTCCGAACGTACCTTGGCAGGATTGCCAGCCGTGGGCGAGGTTGCGGCCCTATATACTGATCTGCTGGTGCGCGAAGACCTGATGCAGCTATTCGGGTTCACAACCTTGGCCGAGAAAGAATGGCATCGTCTGCTGACATCTGTTCAGGGCGTTGGGGCAAAAGCGTCACTGGCGATCCTTGGGGCGCTTGGCCCTGACGGGGTCAGCCGCGCGATTGCGTTGGGCGATTGGAATGCCGTGAAGGTTGCCAAAGGCGTCGGGCCAAAGATCGCGCAGCGTGTGGTTCTGGATCTCAAGGATAAGGCGCCATCGGTTATGGCGATGGGCGGCACGGTGGCCGAAGCATTGGGTGAACAGCCAGCTGAGGTGGTCGAGACCCCTGTGAAACGCAAGGCGCCAGCCCCTGCATCAAATGCCTCTGCGCAATCCGAAGCGCTTTCTGCTCTTTCCAACCTTGGTTATGCGCCGGGGGATGCGGCAGGTGCGGTTGCGCAAGCAGCCGGTGACGCGCCAGATGCCGAAACGCCAGCCCTTATTCGCGCGGCGTTGAAACTTCTGGCGCCAAAAGAGTAA
- the ruvB gene encoding Holliday junction branch migration DNA helicase RuvB, translated as MIDSDPIMRPEGLPEDTDRALRPQMLDEFVGQAEARANLKVFIQSAKQREEAMDHTLFHGPPGLGKTTLAQIMARELGVGFRMTSGPVLAKAGDLAAILTNLEARDVLFIDEIHRLNPAVEEVLYPALEDFELDLVIGEGPAARTVRIELQPFTLVGATTRMGLLTTPLRDRFGIPTRLQFYTEDELYIIVDRNARKLGAPADEGGAREIAKRARGTPRIAGRLLRRVVDFAIVEGDGRVTRELADMALTRLGVDHLGLDGADRRYLRLIAENYQGGPVGIETMSAALSESRDALEEVIEPFLLQQGLIQRTPRGRMLAQKAWSHLGMEPPKRDVDLFG; from the coding sequence ATGATTGATAGTGATCCGATAATGCGGCCAGAGGGGCTGCCCGAAGATACTGACCGCGCCTTGCGTCCGCAGATGCTGGATGAATTTGTCGGGCAGGCTGAGGCACGGGCAAACCTAAAGGTGTTTATCCAATCAGCCAAACAGCGCGAAGAGGCGATGGATCACACGTTGTTCCACGGCCCTCCGGGGCTGGGCAAGACGACATTGGCGCAGATCATGGCGCGTGAGCTGGGTGTCGGGTTTCGGATGACCTCTGGCCCCGTTTTGGCCAAAGCTGGTGATCTGGCGGCGATCCTGACCAATCTTGAGGCCCGCGATGTCTTGTTCATTGACGAAATCCACCGCCTAAATCCAGCGGTCGAAGAGGTGCTATATCCCGCGCTAGAGGATTTTGAGCTTGATCTGGTTATTGGAGAAGGCCCTGCCGCGCGCACTGTGCGGATCGAACTCCAGCCCTTTACGCTGGTGGGGGCAACCACGCGCATGGGGCTGCTGACGACTCCGCTGCGCGATCGTTTTGGCATTCCCACCCGCTTGCAGTTTTATACCGAGGATGAGCTGTACATCATCGTTGACCGTAACGCGCGCAAGCTGGGCGCGCCCGCAGATGAAGGCGGCGCGCGCGAAATCGCAAAACGCGCCCGTGGCACGCCACGGATTGCGGGGCGTCTGCTGCGCCGTGTGGTGGACTTTGCCATCGTTGAGGGCGACGGTCGGGTCACCCGTGAATTGGCCGATATGGCCCTAACCCGTTTAGGGGTGGATCATTTGGGGCTTGATGGGGCGGATCGCCGTTATCTGCGCCTGATTGCGGAAAACTATCAGGGTGGCCCCGTCGGGATTGAAACCATGTCAGCCGCGCTAAGTGAATCCCGCGATGCATTGGAAGAGGTGATCGAACCCTTCCTGTTGCAGCAGGGGTTGATCCAACGTACCCCGCGGGGGCGAATGCTGGCGCAAAAGGCGTGGTCCCATCTGGGGATGGAGCCGCCAAAGCGGGACGTTGATCTATTCGGTTAG
- the ybgC gene encoding tol-pal system-associated acyl-CoA thioesterase, whose protein sequence is MIHRKEIRVYYEDTDMAGIVYYANYLRFIERARSDWVRDVGIDQLAMKEDGVVFAVRRVEADYISPARFDDILEVRTTLDSLSPARMVMQQEVWRADDLIFTAKVQIVCIGASGKPVRLPAECRLLKT, encoded by the coding sequence ATGATCCACCGCAAAGAAATCCGCGTCTATTATGAAGACACTGATATGGCGGGGATCGTTTATTACGCGAATTACCTGCGTTTTATTGAACGTGCGCGCAGCGACTGGGTGCGCGATGTGGGGATTGATCAGCTTGCCATGAAAGAAGACGGCGTTGTCTTTGCGGTGCGTCGGGTCGAGGCAGACTATATTTCACCCGCTCGGTTTGATGACATTCTTGAGGTGCGCACAACGTTAGATAGCCTTAGCCCTGCACGGATGGTGATGCAGCAAGAGGTGTGGCGCGCGGATGATCTGATCTTTACCGCCAAAGTGCAAATTGTCTGCATCGGAGCCAGCGGAAAGCCGGTGCGCCTTCCGGCGGAATGTCGCCTGCTGAAAACGTGA